In the Streptomyces sp. BHT-5-2 genome, one interval contains:
- the cas1 gene encoding CRISPR-associated endonuclease Cas1: MLVLRHREWHATVFQSTLCACPSPAPCWKTFQTRYSPLQRAGKTPRKAVTPINAMLNLGYSIGYAEARLACHALGLDTEVGLLHRPKEHKSHSMALDLVEVARPHVDQMVLNLVAERIFTRKDFYEAKDGQCTVGSPLDREIIERARQAVREPLAEATEDVAHILTDSCDTKVKKRTPLTRRTLKATH, translated from the coding sequence ATTCTGGTTCTTCGTCATCGAGAATGGCACGCCACAGTTTTTCAATCCACGCTTTGTGCTTGCCCTTCTCCGGCGCCATGCTGGAAGACATTCCAAACCCGCTACTCCCCACTACAAAGGGCCGGGAAGACACCCCGCAAGGCAGTGACACCGATCAACGCCATGCTGAACCTCGGCTACTCCATTGGTTACGCTGAAGCACGCCTAGCCTGCCACGCGTTGGGACTTGACACCGAAGTCGGGCTGTTGCACCGCCCCAAGGAACACAAGTCACACAGCATGGCCCTGGACCTGGTGGAAGTCGCACGGCCGCACGTAGACCAAATGGTTCTGAATCTGGTTGCTGAGCGCATCTTCACTCGTAAGGACTTCTACGAGGCGAAGGACGGACAATGCACAGTGGGCAGTCCACTTGACCGCGAAATCATCGAGCGGGCCCGGCAAGCGGTAAGGGAACCCCTTGCCGAAGCCACAGAAGATGTTGCACACATTCTCACCGACTCATGCGACACCAAAGTCAAAAAGCGCACGCCCCTCACACGACGGACCCTCAAGGCGACCCACTGA
- a CDS encoding helix-turn-helix domain-containing protein, with the protein MQNGETSMPPYIGEHTGARVAHARKVRRLTQRELSDLSHVSYSTLTKVEQGVLPASPSVVGALARALSVPASELKGQPYLEELRQDQLDGLINPIREALNVYDLGPDPDVRPRSVEDLETHADDLCAMVRATNIKKVAAELPGLIHEATTAAHNAPTDRNWRLLASTYRTAYDVTTKLGFPDLCTVALDRMDWAAQRASDPVLSGMRQYLRALAYLRASDYRTGKRLVRLGMATLEQAEPGRVLDAVTGQLHLGAAVLAGRDKDKDVAEGHLAEAERLAKRTGPAEKVHWLSFGPTNVGAHRVSVLAELDLYPEAVQTAQEMTVPDGWPPSRLAHHHTEVARAQMWTGRTDAAFKSLLEARKLAPQQTRYHPTVRETFSGLEAAKRRMPDTFSNYGAWLGR; encoded by the coding sequence ATGCAGAACGGAGAGACCAGTATGCCCCCTTACATTGGCGAGCACACGGGCGCACGTGTCGCACACGCCCGGAAGGTCCGCCGACTGACACAACGTGAGTTGTCCGATCTATCGCACGTCTCGTACAGCACGCTGACCAAAGTGGAGCAGGGGGTCTTGCCTGCGAGTCCATCGGTTGTCGGTGCACTGGCACGTGCCCTCTCGGTTCCGGCCTCCGAATTGAAGGGGCAGCCCTATCTCGAAGAGCTACGGCAAGATCAGCTAGATGGTCTGATCAACCCGATTCGTGAGGCACTGAACGTCTACGATCTCGGCCCCGATCCAGACGTAAGGCCACGCTCAGTGGAAGATCTGGAGACACATGCCGACGATCTCTGCGCCATGGTCCGGGCGACCAACATCAAGAAAGTCGCTGCCGAACTTCCCGGCCTGATTCATGAGGCGACAACAGCAGCGCACAACGCCCCGACTGACCGCAACTGGCGGTTGCTCGCCAGCACCTACCGGACCGCCTACGACGTCACTACGAAGCTCGGGTTCCCCGACTTGTGCACGGTGGCGTTGGACCGCATGGATTGGGCTGCACAGCGGGCATCAGACCCCGTCCTGAGCGGGATGCGTCAGTACCTACGAGCACTTGCCTACCTCCGGGCGAGCGACTACCGGACAGGGAAACGTCTCGTGCGGTTGGGGATGGCCACGCTGGAACAGGCAGAGCCGGGGCGTGTGCTCGATGCTGTCACTGGACAACTTCACTTGGGGGCGGCCGTCCTGGCGGGGCGTGACAAGGATAAGGACGTGGCTGAGGGACACCTCGCCGAAGCTGAGCGCCTGGCGAAGCGTACGGGCCCGGCTGAGAAGGTCCATTGGCTTTCATTCGGCCCCACCAACGTGGGTGCGCACCGGGTGAGTGTCTTGGCGGAACTGGATCTCTATCCCGAAGCCGTTCAGACCGCTCAGGAGATGACAGTGCCCGATGGGTGGCCCCCGTCCCGTCTGGCCCACCATCACACCGAGGTTGCGCGAGCGCAGATGTGGACGGGCCGCACTGACGCGGCTTTCAAAAGTCTGCTGGAAGCCCGCAAACTCGCGCCCCAGCAGACCCGGTATCACCCCACTGTGCGTGAAACGTTTTCCGGGTTGGAGGCTGCAAAGCGTCGAATGCCAGACACCTTCAGCAACTATGGTGCGTGGCTAGGTAGGTGA
- a CDS encoding cytosine permease, with amino-acid sequence MSTTESRPEVAGTAQAAAGQAVRETLEDYTLRFAPRSYRRWRPVVVATTALGGIAYMADFSIGAGIGLAHGTGNALLAITVAAVVIFLTGLPLAYYGARYNIDLDLITRGSGFGYYGSVLTSVIFASFTFIFFALEGSIMAQGLKLGLGLPLWLGYLVSTLMVIPLVIYGMKALSKLQVWTTPIWLLLMIGPLVYLIATDPGTVDRFLSYSGTDGDGGVNTASVLLGAGVCLSLIAQIGEQIDYLRFMPPKTSENKHSWWSAVLMAGPGWVVLGALKQTIGVFLAVYILAKVGPAAAPEPIQQFRGAFDAMMPSWMVIPLAVALVVISQIKINVTNAYSGSLAWTNSFTRISKHYPGRMVFVLVNLGFALALMEADMFSFLNSILSFYSNCAIAWVVTVATDIGINKYLLKLSPLQPEFRRGMLYAVNPVGVVSFTAASGLSIAMYFHLLGDALQPYSPVAAAVIAFALTPLTAIATKGRYYLRRTDDGLDEPVLDVDGNPSAVTLDCHVCHQSYERPDLTACATHDAVVCSLCLSTDKTGDHLLPATT; translated from the coding sequence ATGAGTACCACCGAGTCACGGCCGGAGGTGGCAGGCACGGCGCAGGCCGCCGCCGGCCAGGCCGTCAGGGAGACGCTGGAGGACTACACCCTCCGTTTCGCTCCCCGCAGCTATCGTCGCTGGCGCCCCGTGGTCGTGGCGACCACGGCGCTCGGCGGCATCGCCTACATGGCCGACTTCTCCATCGGCGCCGGCATCGGCCTGGCACACGGAACCGGCAACGCGCTCCTGGCGATCACCGTCGCCGCCGTCGTCATCTTCCTCACCGGCCTTCCCCTCGCCTACTACGGGGCCCGCTACAACATCGACCTCGACCTGATCACCCGCGGCTCCGGTTTCGGCTACTACGGCTCGGTCCTCACCAGCGTCATCTTCGCCAGCTTCACCTTCATCTTCTTCGCCCTCGAAGGCTCGATCATGGCCCAGGGCCTCAAACTCGGCCTCGGACTTCCCCTGTGGCTGGGCTACTTGGTCTCCACCCTCATGGTCATCCCCCTGGTGATCTACGGCATGAAGGCGCTCAGCAAGCTCCAGGTGTGGACCACCCCGATCTGGCTGCTGCTGATGATCGGCCCGCTGGTCTACCTGATCGCCACCGACCCCGGCACGGTCGACCGCTTCCTCTCCTACTCCGGCACGGACGGCGACGGCGGCGTCAACACCGCCTCCGTGCTGCTCGGCGCCGGCGTGTGCCTCTCCCTCATCGCGCAGATCGGCGAGCAGATCGACTACCTCCGGTTCATGCCGCCCAAGACCAGTGAGAACAAGCACAGTTGGTGGTCCGCGGTACTCATGGCCGGCCCCGGCTGGGTGGTGCTGGGCGCGCTGAAACAGACCATCGGCGTCTTCCTCGCCGTCTACATCCTCGCCAAGGTGGGTCCGGCCGCCGCGCCCGAACCCATCCAGCAGTTCCGCGGCGCCTTCGACGCGATGATGCCGTCCTGGATGGTCATCCCGCTGGCCGTGGCACTGGTGGTCATCAGCCAGATCAAGATCAACGTGACGAACGCCTACTCCGGTTCGCTGGCGTGGACGAACTCCTTCACCCGCATCTCCAAGCACTACCCCGGCCGTATGGTCTTCGTCCTGGTCAACCTGGGTTTTGCGCTCGCCCTGATGGAAGCCGACATGTTCAGCTTCCTCAACAGCATCCTGAGCTTCTACTCGAACTGCGCGATCGCCTGGGTGGTCACCGTCGCCACCGACATCGGCATCAACAAGTACCTGCTGAAGCTGTCCCCCCTCCAGCCGGAGTTCCGCCGCGGCATGCTGTACGCCGTCAACCCCGTCGGTGTGGTGTCCTTCACCGCCGCGTCCGGCCTGTCGATCGCCATGTACTTCCATCTGCTGGGCGACGCCCTACAGCCGTACTCGCCGGTAGCAGCGGCCGTGATCGCCTTCGCCCTGACCCCGTTGACTGCGATCGCCACCAAGGGCAGGTACTACCTCCGTCGCACCGACGACGGCCTCGACGAGCCCGTGCTGGACGTGGACGGCAACCCGAGCGCGGTCACCCTCGACTGCCATGTCTGCCACCAGTCCTACGAGCGCCCGGACCTCACCGCCTGCGCCACCCACGACGCGGTCGTCTGCTCCCTGTGCCTGAGCACGGACAAGACCGGCGACCACCTGCTGCCGGCCACCACGTAG
- a CDS encoding DMT family transporter, protein MRWVALTAVAPVAWGANYYVTHEFLPPDNPLYGAALRALPAGLVLLALCRQRPHGVRWWRSAALGLLNVSAFFVLVYAASQLLPTSVASTVMAVSPLAMMLIAWALVSERPGIAHLAGAAIGLGGVCLMLLTGAEGVSVPGVLASAAAMLVSSFGHILTKRWSTGTDVLASTSWQLTAGGLFLLPIAAAVEGPPPELSTPALLAFGYVTLIATMLAFTAWFTGLRHLPAGTVGLTGLLNPVTGVLLGTAVAGEVLTVQQLCGLALVLVGVVLGRPTRAGRHGGSRTPRQPAPDKRPAREPSTCNPLRGSRDAEAVNGTDGLPG, encoded by the coding sequence ATGCGGTGGGTGGCCCTGACAGCTGTCGCACCGGTGGCCTGGGGTGCCAACTATTACGTCACCCATGAATTCCTGCCGCCCGACAACCCCCTCTACGGAGCCGCCCTGCGGGCGCTGCCCGCCGGTCTCGTCCTGCTGGCTCTGTGCAGGCAGCGACCACACGGCGTGCGGTGGTGGCGGTCCGCGGCGCTCGGGCTGCTCAACGTGAGCGCGTTCTTCGTGCTCGTCTACGCCGCCTCCCAACTGCTCCCGACGAGCGTCGCCTCGACCGTCATGGCGGTGTCCCCGCTGGCGATGATGCTGATCGCCTGGGCCCTGGTGTCCGAGCGACCCGGCATCGCACACCTGGCCGGCGCCGCGATCGGGCTCGGCGGGGTCTGTCTCATGCTGCTCACGGGGGCGGAAGGAGTGAGCGTGCCGGGCGTCCTCGCCTCGGCCGCAGCCATGCTGGTGTCGTCCTTCGGCCACATCCTGACCAAGCGGTGGAGCACCGGTACCGATGTGCTTGCCTCAACCTCCTGGCAGCTCACCGCCGGAGGACTGTTCCTGCTGCCGATCGCCGCAGCCGTGGAGGGCCCTCCGCCCGAGCTCTCCACACCGGCGCTCCTCGCGTTCGGCTATGTCACCCTCATCGCCACCATGCTTGCCTTCACCGCCTGGTTCACCGGGCTACGGCACCTGCCCGCGGGGACCGTGGGCCTGACAGGACTGCTCAACCCCGTCACCGGCGTACTGCTCGGCACGGCAGTCGCCGGAGAGGTGTTGACCGTCCAGCAGCTGTGCGGACTGGCACTCGTCCTGGTCGGTGTCGTCCTGGGACGACCCACACGCGCAGGACGACACGGTGGCAGTCGGACTCCCCGTCAACCTGCACCCGACAAGCGCCCCGCCCGCGAGCCCTCCACCTGCAATCCCCTGCGAGGATCACGGGACGCGGAAGCAGTGAACGGCACCGATGGCCTGCCGGGTTGA